A DNA window from Propionispora vibrioides contains the following coding sequences:
- the gspE gene encoding type II secretion system ATPase GspE: protein MISNRKRLGDLLVETGLITPEQLAKALQVQRQTKERIGKVILNLGYITEENMIEVLEFQLGVPHIDLSNLHIPAAVAGQIPVQMAEKYKVIPVNKQGRKLTLAMVDPTNFYAIDDVRLFSGCEVLPTIARERDVLRAISKAYGVNELVEKAINRLRPEETLEMEQIQTADDAPVIGIVNSLFSQAVRERASDIHIEPQEVNLRVRFRIDGVLREISSFTMNIHAAIISRIKIMSQMDISERRVPQDGRIQIQEAGRTIDIRVSTLPTIFGEKVVMRILDKQAVMLDIARLGFSADNLKQYRKLFNQSYGMILVTGPTGSGKTTTLYSTLGELSTPAKNVITIEDPVEYRLEGINQVQVNLKTGMTFAGGLRSILRQDPNIVMVGEIRDGETADIAIRAALTGHLVLSTLHTNDAPGAISRLLDMGVEPFLVASSVLGVIAQRLVRVICPACKQAYCSAPGSPERAFLGEQSSQEVVLYRGTGCSECGNSGYQGRMAIHEVMPVSPLLRELIAKRVSADEIKNMAIKQGMYSMKDDGLQKALQGYTTVTEVMRVAYATL, encoded by the coding sequence TTGATATCCAATCGGAAGAGACTGGGTGACCTGTTGGTGGAAACCGGGTTGATCACACCGGAACAATTGGCAAAAGCCTTGCAGGTGCAGCGCCAGACCAAGGAAAGAATCGGTAAAGTGATCTTAAACTTAGGCTATATTACCGAAGAGAATATGATCGAAGTGCTGGAATTTCAGCTGGGAGTCCCTCATATAGACCTGAGTAACCTGCATATACCGGCAGCGGTTGCCGGGCAGATACCGGTGCAGATGGCGGAAAAGTATAAGGTAATTCCGGTCAATAAGCAGGGACGTAAATTAACCTTAGCCATGGTGGACCCGACTAACTTTTATGCGATCGATGATGTCCGTTTGTTTTCCGGCTGCGAAGTGTTGCCAACTATTGCCCGAGAGAGAGATGTTCTGCGGGCGATCAGTAAAGCCTATGGTGTCAATGAGTTGGTGGAAAAGGCAATTAACCGTCTGCGACCGGAAGAAACGCTGGAGATGGAACAAATCCAGACGGCGGATGATGCGCCGGTCATCGGAATTGTAAATAGCTTATTCAGTCAGGCTGTACGCGAACGGGCTAGTGATATTCACATCGAACCGCAGGAGGTAAATCTGCGGGTCCGTTTCCGGATTGACGGTGTACTTAGGGAAATATCTTCTTTTACCATGAACATTCATGCTGCCATTATTTCGCGGATTAAAATTATGAGTCAAATGGATATTTCGGAGCGGCGGGTACCGCAGGACGGCCGTATCCAGATTCAGGAGGCCGGTCGGACTATTGATATCAGGGTATCTACCCTGCCGACCATTTTTGGCGAAAAAGTGGTTATGCGAATACTGGACAAGCAGGCGGTTATGCTGGATATTGCCCGTTTGGGGTTTTCAGCGGATAATCTGAAGCAATATCGAAAACTGTTCAACCAGTCCTATGGGATGATCTTGGTGACCGGCCCTACCGGGTCAGGTAAAACGACTACGTTATATTCCACTTTGGGTGAGCTAAGCACACCGGCTAAAAATGTGATTACCATTGAAGATCCCGTGGAATACCGTCTGGAAGGTATCAATCAAGTGCAGGTCAATCTCAAGACAGGTATGACCTTTGCAGGTGGACTGCGGTCTATTTTACGGCAGGATCCCAATATTGTGATGGTAGGGGAAATCCGGGACGGGGAAACGGCTGATATTGCTATAAGGGCTGCTTTGACTGGGCATCTAGTGCTAAGTACCTTACATACCAATGACGCGCCGGGGGCAATTAGTCGGTTGCTGGATATGGGAGTGGAGCCTTTCTTGGTGGCTTCTTCAGTACTGGGGGTTATTGCTCAGCGCCTGGTCCGGGTTATTTGCCCGGCTTGCAAGCAAGCCTACTGTTCGGCACCAGGATCACCGGAACGAGCTTTTCTTGGCGAACAGAGCAGCCAGGAGGTTGTGCTTTACCGGGGAACCGGTTGTTCAGAATGCGGCAACAGCGGCTATCAGGGGCGTATGGCTATTCATGAAGTGATGCCGGTTTCGCCGCTGTTACGGGAATTGATAGCCAAGAGGGTTTCAGCTGATGAAATCAAGAATATGGCGATTAAGCAAGGGATGTATTCGATGAAGGATGATGGACTGCAGAAAGCCCTACAGGGTTATACAACAGTGACCGAAGTCATGCGAGTTGCTTATGCAACCTTATAA
- a CDS encoding shikimate dehydrogenase: protein MITGKTKKIGIIGWPVGHSQSPAIQNAAFKAAGLDYVYVPLPVEPEHLEAAVEGLKALDFAGVNVTIPHKVDIMKYLDKLDESATKIGAVNTLVIREGVCIGYNTDGDGFIKALLAKGVNPSGKKVVILGAGGAARAVVCGLLQQAVTSITICARDQEKAMHFLKLFSNSDKVTFCLWQEGTEFSEQLSACDILVNCTSLGMVPKLDSQPFVDWQAVSKTITVCDLVYNPLETVFLKTAAALGHKIVTGDGMLIEQGALAFSLWTGCEAPVPVMYQSFKMPDC from the coding sequence ATGATAACAGGGAAAACAAAAAAGATTGGAATCATCGGCTGGCCGGTAGGACATTCTCAGTCACCGGCAATACAAAATGCCGCTTTTAAAGCGGCCGGGTTGGATTATGTGTATGTTCCACTACCCGTTGAACCTGAGCATTTGGAAGCTGCGGTTGAGGGATTGAAGGCGCTGGATTTTGCCGGAGTCAATGTTACCATACCGCATAAAGTGGATATTATGAAATATTTGGATAAGCTTGATGAGAGTGCGACGAAAATCGGCGCGGTTAATACGCTCGTCATTCGCGAAGGAGTTTGCATCGGTTATAATACCGATGGCGACGGTTTTATTAAAGCTCTTTTGGCGAAGGGTGTAAACCCTTCGGGAAAAAAAGTAGTAATCCTGGGGGCGGGGGGAGCGGCCCGGGCTGTGGTTTGTGGCTTGTTGCAGCAAGCTGTGACGTCAATTACAATATGTGCTCGCGACCAGGAAAAAGCAATGCATTTTTTAAAGCTCTTTTCTAATTCTGATAAAGTTACTTTTTGTTTGTGGCAAGAAGGAACGGAGTTTAGCGAACAGCTAAGTGCCTGTGATATTCTTGTAAACTGTACTTCCCTGGGAATGGTGCCTAAACTGGATAGTCAGCCTTTTGTTGACTGGCAAGCTGTCTCTAAAACCATTACGGTTTGTGATTTGGTATATAATCCATTAGAAACTGTTTTTCTAAAAACAGCGGCTGCTTTGGGACATAAAATTGTTACCGGTGACGGTATGTTGATTGAACAGGGCGCGTTAGCCTTTTCGTTGTGGACAGGATGTGAAGCTCCTGTACCTGTAATGTATCAAAGCTTTAAAATGCCGGATTGCTAA